In the genome of Bacillus sp. S3, one region contains:
- a CDS encoding PadR family transcriptional regulator — protein sequence MFNRELVKGSTSLILLQLLNERDMYGYELVKELEKRSDNGLSVKEGTLYPALHKLEKQEYIECYWQEQEKGPARKYYQITGAGKELLGEKTREWQDFVQVMNKVIGRSKHGTAEE from the coding sequence ATGTTTAACCGTGAATTGGTAAAGGGCAGTACTTCGCTCATCTTACTCCAATTATTAAACGAAAGAGATATGTATGGCTATGAATTGGTCAAGGAGTTAGAAAAACGCAGTGACAATGGCTTAAGTGTAAAAGAAGGAACCCTTTATCCCGCTCTTCATAAGCTTGAGAAGCAGGAATACATCGAATGTTATTGGCAGGAGCAGGAAAAGGGTCCTGCACGAAAGTATTACCAGATTACTGGTGCTGGAAAAGAGCTATTAGGCGAAAAAACCCGTGAATGGCAGGACTTCGTTCAAGTAATGAACAAGGTGATTGGGAGATCAAAGCATGGAACGGCAGAAGAATAG
- a CDS encoding ArsR/SmtB family transcription factor has translation MNLEMQRFKADFFKALAHPLRIRILELLAEGDKNVNEIQTLVGSEGSAVSQQLTILRAKNIVTGTKEGNKVIYTLKDPMIIELLAVAKQIFNNHLVDTITILDKFKEDEEEPMLPKN, from the coding sequence TTGAATTTAGAAATGCAGCGATTTAAAGCAGATTTTTTTAAAGCATTAGCGCATCCGTTAAGGATACGGATTTTAGAGCTGCTGGCAGAAGGGGATAAAAATGTTAACGAAATCCAAACCCTTGTGGGCAGTGAGGGATCAGCTGTTTCGCAGCAGCTAACGATTCTTCGAGCGAAGAATATTGTTACTGGTACAAAAGAAGGAAACAAAGTCATTTACACATTAAAGGATCCGATGATTATCGAGTTACTAGCGGTGGCAAAACAAATTTTTAACAATCATCTTGTAGACACAATCACTATCCTAGATAAATTTAAAGAGGATGAGGAAGAACCAATGTTGCCGAAGAATTAA
- a CDS encoding HAAS signaling domain-containing protein: MERQKNRFLKELAEGLGNHQDKEDILLEYESHINEILIESSDCSNEEEVMKRIIGRLGSPEEIAELWREELSVTPSNMKWLFILLNILFFGGGSLLTLAHNLFQWEWLTAIWGYLTAIPTLIAFLYMFFWALLGYEIGKGFGHRGRTLLRNTFLLSLIPNLLLMFLTVFQIIPHSWFAPLLTKTFIIACIIFTILLYPVSWIGYRWGRKASV; the protein is encoded by the coding sequence ATGGAACGGCAGAAGAATAGGTTTCTTAAGGAATTAGCTGAAGGTCTTGGAAACCATCAAGATAAAGAAGACATTCTCCTCGAATATGAATCGCATATTAATGAAATTCTGATTGAGTCCTCGGATTGTTCGAATGAAGAGGAAGTGATGAAGCGGATAATTGGAAGACTTGGGAGCCCTGAAGAAATAGCGGAACTCTGGAGAGAAGAACTATCCGTTACACCGAGTAACATGAAATGGTTATTCATCCTATTGAATATTCTTTTTTTCGGTGGAGGAAGTTTATTAACGCTGGCGCATAATCTTTTTCAGTGGGAATGGTTAACAGCCATATGGGGTTATTTAACGGCCATCCCGACCCTGATCGCTTTTTTGTATATGTTCTTTTGGGCTTTACTGGGCTATGAAATAGGGAAGGGCTTTGGACATCGGGGACGAACACTTCTTAGAAATACGTTCTTGCTGTCGCTGATTCCCAATTTACTATTAATGTTCTTAACCGTTTTTCAGATTATCCCGCATTCATGGTTCGCACCGTTACTAACGAAAACGTTTATCATTGCTTGTATCATTTTTACGATTCTCCTATACCCGGTCAGCTGGATTGGGTACCGATGGGGGCGGAAAGCTTCGGTATGA
- a CDS encoding DUF4153 domain-containing protein — translation MVTNIGKKDWIFLVLCLALGILAEESFFHGQIGISYIVFVVAFYLVFYWRSHRFSFSHQRFGYLVLCCIWLLSASYFLNDNMLFYALNTMVIPGLIIFHLVLITSPKSFRWSQPAFVIFLLTRLLEAIKYNAAFAAYLGKGINRGVDEEKLLIWKKVLIGVVISIPVLAVVLRLLITADTEFERIVGGIPDWFRVIDGESMFRLIIILIYTVVFFGFIQVFFQKTIKVFKQDFIAAQSQKLDSIIAITVLFLINTVYVLFVLVQFKYFFSGTLQGDLTYAEYARKGFFELLFVTMINLSIVIAVVTMGDRGKKGLKMVSQIMLTILVLSSAVMLCSAFLRMGLYEEAYGFTFTRVLVHSFMIFLAVIFTYTLVKIWVEKLSLFHFYFITSLLYYTAITVIDLDQIVVKENLNRYEQSGKIDIQYLNSLSATGVLGLIELYERDQTLTGLQTILLERQKEARTQSTSWESFNLKKEQAKKKLQSLSI, via the coding sequence ATGGTGACGAATATTGGTAAGAAGGATTGGATCTTTTTAGTTTTATGTTTGGCACTCGGAATTCTTGCAGAAGAATCATTTTTTCATGGACAAATCGGCATCTCCTATATTGTGTTTGTCGTGGCTTTTTATTTGGTGTTTTATTGGCGCAGTCATCGTTTTTCCTTTTCCCATCAACGCTTTGGATATCTTGTTCTTTGCTGTATTTGGCTCCTGTCAGCAAGTTATTTTTTGAACGATAATATGTTGTTTTACGCACTAAATACAATGGTGATACCGGGTCTGATTATTTTTCATCTTGTGTTAATAACAAGTCCGAAAAGTTTCCGATGGAGCCAGCCTGCCTTTGTTATCTTTCTATTAACACGGCTCCTAGAGGCAATAAAATATAATGCCGCTTTTGCTGCTTATTTGGGAAAAGGAATCAATAGAGGTGTGGACGAAGAAAAATTACTTATTTGGAAAAAGGTCTTGATCGGAGTGGTCATTTCCATTCCCGTCCTGGCCGTCGTATTACGGCTTTTAATTACGGCTGATACCGAGTTTGAACGAATCGTTGGAGGCATACCGGATTGGTTCCGGGTGATTGATGGAGAAAGCATGTTTAGACTTATCATTATTCTAATCTACACAGTTGTTTTTTTTGGCTTTATTCAAGTGTTTTTCCAAAAGACGATAAAAGTTTTCAAGCAGGATTTCATCGCTGCGCAAAGTCAGAAGCTTGACTCTATAATTGCGATAACAGTCCTATTTTTAATCAATACGGTCTATGTGTTATTTGTACTCGTACAATTCAAGTATTTCTTTAGTGGAACATTACAGGGAGATTTGACATACGCAGAGTATGCCAGAAAAGGATTTTTTGAACTTTTGTTTGTTACGATGATCAATTTGTCTATTGTCATTGCCGTGGTCACGATGGGTGATCGTGGAAAAAAAGGACTTAAAATGGTATCACAAATTATGCTGACAATTCTTGTCCTTTCCAGTGCTGTGATGCTGTGTTCCGCGTTTTTACGGATGGGCTTGTACGAGGAGGCCTATGGATTTACCTTTACGCGGGTGCTAGTTCACTCCTTTATGATTTTCTTAGCAGTCATATTTACGTACACATTGGTGAAAATTTGGGTGGAAAAACTTTCACTATTTCATTTTTATTTTATCACCTCCTTACTTTATTACACAGCCATAACAGTGATTGACTTGGATCAAATTGTCGTAAAAGAAAATCTGAACCGCTACGAGCAAAGCGGAAAAATTGATATTCAGTATTTAAACAGCCTATCTGCTACAGGTGTGCTTGGCTTGATTGAACTATATGAAAGAGATCAGACGCTTACCGGATTACAAACCATATTACTAGAACGGCAAAAAGAAGCCCGGACCCAGAGCACATCATGGGAATCATTTAACCTAAAAAAAGAGCAGGCGAAGAAAAAATTACAAAGTCTTTCTATTTAA
- a CDS encoding ABC transporter permease subunit — MKRFVHLLIRMILVIAGFLFIFNLPLIVGIGKDSIDIHFKTFWKVVVSDIKFLLQFNDATYLGLFKQLDISESYQYTMTILFVSLVVIIFVAIIASIMIMLAPEKIRNRVKIFVNFFEAVPDLLIIFLFQFFVITLYKATGFKFLRLYGIFDTKPYFIPIITISFLPLFLLLQFLIQRISEEQNQLYVLYVKAKGMGRLRTLLVHMIPNIFSLIILQLRTIIWVLLSNIYLVEYMFNISGFTRQFEKIIYRGGDFATLIACLLMLSLPLMAMEAAGWLISKRVKGKEAVSL; from the coding sequence TTGAAACGGTTTGTCCATTTACTCATCAGAATGATTTTGGTCATAGCTGGTTTTCTGTTTATTTTTAATCTACCTTTAATAGTTGGGATTGGAAAGGATTCAATTGATATTCACTTCAAGACGTTTTGGAAGGTTGTGGTTTCAGATATTAAATTTCTGCTCCAATTTAACGATGCCACGTATTTAGGGTTATTTAAGCAACTGGATATTTCTGAAAGTTATCAATATACTATGACGATTCTATTTGTCAGTCTTGTTGTCATCATCTTCGTTGCCATCATTGCGTCAATCATGATCATGTTGGCGCCGGAAAAGATTAGAAATCGGGTAAAAATCTTCGTCAATTTTTTCGAGGCAGTCCCGGATCTACTCATTATTTTTTTATTTCAGTTTTTTGTCATAACACTGTATAAAGCGACAGGTTTCAAGTTTTTACGTCTTTACGGAATATTTGATACCAAACCATATTTTATTCCCATTATTACGATTTCCTTCCTGCCGCTTTTCTTGCTTTTGCAATTCCTGATTCAACGGATTTCGGAGGAGCAAAATCAGCTTTACGTTCTCTATGTGAAGGCAAAAGGAATGGGCCGGTTAAGGACGCTTCTCGTACATATGATTCCAAATATTTTTTCGTTAATCATTCTACAGCTAAGGACAATCATTTGGGTATTGTTATCAAATATTTATCTTGTCGAATACATGTTCAATATTAGCGGCTTTACTAGGCAATTTGAAAAAATTATTTATCGTGGTGGAGATTTCGCCACACTAATAGCCTGCTTATTGATGTTATCACTTCCATTGATGGCAATGGAAGCGGCAGGATGGCTGATCTCAAAGCGTGTTAAAGGGAAGGAGGCCGTTAGTTTATGA
- a CDS encoding SulP family inorganic anion transporter codes for MFTDKRFHHYSLSSLPKDLLAGVIVGVIAIPLGMAFAIASGVKPEYGIYTTVVAGILISFFGGSKYQIGGPTGAFIPILFGIVMTYGYENLLIAGFMAGIILLLMGIFKLGSLIKYIPRPVTIGFTTGIAVTIFTGQIDSFLGLQGIKKHEEFIRNIQELVVHMNTTSIYSVVTGAICLATIILTPKIAPKVPGPLIGLIVSTLTATLFFPGQVATIGTAYGEIPSSLPKLHIPDINIEIIIKLIKPAFVIAMLGGIESLLSAVVADGMTNSKHNSNKELVGQGIANMITPLFGGIPATGAIARTATNIKNGAVSPFSGVIHGVVVLLVLVFFAPYASYIPLASMAPILMVVAWNMSERKVFAHILKTKSTDSLVLVVTFLLTVFVNLTMAVQVGLIMSAILFAKRMSDVMVTEKVLPNPRTKHEKVETGMVSDTHDCPQISIFNVEGPLFFGAALTFEETIMNTINYRPKILLLRMGRVPFIDTTGEANLTRIVHHFSKNGIVLISGLNPQPENVLKKTGLYELIGKEHFFEHTGEAIQFALSQINQNKCLGCKHFAFRECKQLSAQEGVEGSRKKLTATF; via the coding sequence ATGTTTACTGACAAAAGGTTCCATCATTATTCCTTAAGTAGCCTGCCAAAAGATCTCCTTGCAGGCGTGATTGTTGGGGTCATCGCGATTCCACTTGGCATGGCATTCGCCATTGCTTCAGGGGTGAAGCCTGAGTATGGAATCTACACGACCGTTGTTGCAGGGATTCTCATCTCCTTTTTTGGCGGCTCAAAGTATCAAATAGGCGGCCCAACCGGGGCTTTCATCCCGATTTTGTTTGGGATTGTCATGACTTACGGCTATGAAAATTTACTCATTGCCGGATTTATGGCGGGAATTATCCTGCTGTTAATGGGAATATTTAAACTGGGATCCTTAATCAAGTATATTCCTAGACCAGTAACCATTGGATTCACAACCGGCATAGCGGTAACAATTTTCACAGGGCAGATTGATAGCTTCCTAGGTTTACAGGGAATAAAGAAGCATGAGGAATTTATAAGAAACATTCAAGAATTGGTTGTCCATATGAACACAACCAGCATTTATAGTGTGGTGACAGGGGCGATTTGTTTAGCAACGATCATCCTGACGCCAAAAATTGCCCCAAAAGTCCCGGGACCGCTTATTGGCTTAATTGTTTCCACCCTGACTGCGACACTGTTTTTTCCGGGTCAGGTCGCAACAATTGGAACGGCTTATGGTGAAATTCCAAGTTCGTTACCCAAACTCCATATCCCGGACATTAATATTGAAATAATCATAAAACTTATTAAACCGGCGTTTGTTATTGCCATGCTTGGCGGGATTGAGTCCCTGCTTTCAGCAGTCGTGGCAGATGGGATGACCAACAGTAAGCATAACAGCAACAAAGAATTAGTCGGTCAGGGGATTGCCAACATGATTACGCCTCTTTTTGGCGGAATTCCAGCGACAGGTGCAATTGCCCGGACGGCAACAAATATAAAAAATGGAGCCGTATCACCCTTCTCTGGTGTGATTCATGGAGTAGTAGTATTGCTCGTCCTAGTGTTTTTTGCACCCTATGCCTCTTATATTCCATTGGCGAGTATGGCCCCAATCCTAATGGTAGTGGCATGGAACATGAGTGAGAGAAAAGTATTTGCCCATATTTTAAAAACAAAATCAACAGACTCATTAGTACTTGTTGTTACGTTTTTATTAACTGTTTTTGTCAATTTGACCATGGCGGTCCAAGTCGGACTGATCATGTCCGCTATTCTCTTTGCCAAGAGAATGAGTGATGTAATGGTGACTGAAAAGGTATTGCCGAACCCTCGGACCAAGCATGAAAAGGTTGAGACAGGCATGGTTTCAGATACACATGATTGTCCGCAAATCAGCATTTTTAACGTGGAGGGGCCGTTGTTTTTTGGAGCAGCTCTGACGTTCGAAGAAACAATCATGAATACGATCAATTATCGTCCAAAAATACTTTTGCTAAGAATGGGCAGAGTCCCTTTTATCGATACCACTGGTGAAGCGAATTTAACGCGGATTGTTCATCACTTTTCGAAAAATGGTATAGTATTGATATCGGGATTAAATCCGCAGCCTGAAAATGTATTGAAAAAAACAGGACTCTATGAGCTAATCGGCAAGGAACATTTCTTTGAACATACAGGAGAAGCCATTCAATTTGCGCTTTCTCAAATTAATCAGAACAAGTGTCTGGGCTGTAAACATTTTGCCTTTAGGGAGTGCAAACAACTCTCGGCTCAAGAAGGAGTGGAAGGGAGCAGGAAAAAGCTTACCGCTACCTTCTAG
- a CDS encoding VanW family protein — protein sequence MFTRLLTILLAGSLLGLVGCSEQTTKEIQAKAKAAEQQQKVEKEKKEIEAKKLEEERRKKEEARPIYVNIIDPNTKGIVRTFNTKDLGFGKDEEGYKAEITKITRELARGTIETQGYDQRMTLDRLDANGQVIKGTPQTILDEAELTDKIMQISAKGGDVEIPLYVTASGYQQEEAVQLGEVVIASYTTYFSTGAAGRNKNISLSAEAINNVIVGTGDSFSFNSTVGPSDAEHGYQPAKEIIDGKLVDGIGGGICQTSSTLYNAIDQVAVSYIEKHNHSLHVGYVPTGRDATVSYGGKDFRFKNTTGVPVILKAIVKNGSLTVEVRTSKNNQSLIKKR from the coding sequence ATGTTTACAAGGTTACTAACAATTTTGCTAGCAGGAAGTTTACTCGGTTTAGTTGGATGCTCGGAACAAACCACGAAAGAAATACAAGCAAAAGCAAAAGCAGCAGAGCAACAACAGAAAGTTGAAAAAGAGAAAAAAGAAATCGAAGCAAAGAAACTGGAAGAAGAGCGGAGAAAAAAGGAAGAAGCAAGGCCTATTTACGTCAATATTATTGACCCCAATACAAAAGGCATTGTTAGAACCTTTAATACGAAGGACTTAGGTTTTGGTAAAGATGAGGAAGGATACAAAGCAGAAATAACGAAAATAACAAGGGAGCTGGCGAGAGGGACAATAGAAACACAGGGGTACGACCAAAGAATGACTCTCGATCGGCTGGATGCAAACGGTCAGGTGATAAAAGGAACACCGCAAACCATCCTTGATGAAGCGGAGTTAACTGATAAGATTATGCAGATTTCAGCTAAGGGCGGAGATGTAGAAATTCCATTGTATGTAACTGCGAGCGGCTACCAGCAAGAGGAGGCTGTGCAGCTTGGAGAAGTGGTCATTGCTTCCTACACAACGTATTTTAGTACTGGTGCAGCAGGTAGAAACAAAAATATTTCCCTATCAGCAGAAGCAATCAATAATGTTATTGTCGGAACGGGTGACTCATTTTCGTTTAATTCGACAGTTGGTCCAAGTGATGCCGAGCATGGATACCAGCCTGCAAAGGAAATTATCGATGGTAAATTGGTAGATGGGATTGGCGGAGGCATATGTCAAACATCCTCCACTTTATATAACGCGATTGATCAGGTTGCCGTCAGCTATATTGAAAAGCATAATCACTCCCTGCATGTTGGCTACGTGCCGACGGGAAGGGATGCCACTGTTTCGTATGGCGGCAAGGATTTTAGATTTAAAAATACAACCGGTGTTCCAGTTATCTTGAAAGCAATCGTCAAAAATGGTTCGTTAACGGTTGAGGTAAGAACATCCAAAAACAATCAAAGCCTGATTAAAAAGCGATAG
- a CDS encoding TIGR04190 family B12-binding domain/radical SAM domain protein: MYDLVLLHPPTVYDFREEMLFTGPISDVVPSSPVFEMYPIGLTSIGDYLERFGLKVKIINIANRMLLNPKFDVEKKIKKVKTKAFGIDLLWLPHAHGSVELAKIVKKYHPNTPVMFGGLSSTYFHKELIEYPCIDFVMRGDTTEKLVLMLLNKLEKNETDHFFDIPNLTWKTGENYHYNEMTYVPDSLDDFNLPGYRYIIRSVFKYFNLLDPLPYKGWLQYPNTAILTSKGCTYNCLICGGSKDAYELNCNRKKLVMRSPKKMLEDIVLIQRFTRAPIFLLNDIRQGGKEYVDEFLTGLEKIDLKNEIVFELFNYADEEFFKRLNKAMPKYSIELTLESADEDIRKYNGKLPCTNAKVIEMLQFALKHGCAKIDLFFMTGIPNQDYDSAIRNVDLCEIIHKECGGDLRISYFVAPLSPFLDPGSPAFENPEKYGYKKFCHRLEDFREAMKQPSWKNMLSYETNKMTREEIVRATYDSALKLNEFKYKNKIVPKDVHDEVAVKIEKSVEFLKRLDELALLPDDVRKVEMVKIKEEVDKINRHSICGKNELKWEVKKLFADFPSLTYIGLELLVKDIKKNIKCRFGKIDRNSVVSPNTQSGNIEK; this comes from the coding sequence ATGTATGATTTAGTATTGCTGCATCCTCCTACCGTTTACGATTTCCGCGAAGAAATGCTATTTACCGGGCCGATTAGCGACGTTGTTCCATCTTCACCTGTATTTGAAATGTACCCGATTGGGTTAACAAGCATTGGGGATTATTTAGAGCGTTTTGGTCTAAAAGTAAAGATTATCAATATTGCCAATCGTATGCTGCTAAATCCCAAATTTGATGTTGAGAAGAAAATCAAAAAAGTGAAGACCAAGGCGTTTGGGATTGACCTCCTCTGGCTCCCGCATGCACACGGCAGTGTGGAACTTGCAAAGATTGTAAAGAAGTATCATCCCAATACACCGGTTATGTTTGGCGGATTATCCAGCACCTATTTCCATAAGGAGCTCATTGAATATCCGTGTATCGATTTCGTAATGAGAGGAGATACCACCGAAAAGCTGGTCTTGATGCTGTTAAATAAATTGGAAAAGAACGAAACAGACCATTTTTTTGATATACCAAACCTAACATGGAAAACGGGAGAAAACTATCATTATAATGAAATGACGTATGTCCCTGATAGTCTGGATGACTTTAATTTACCCGGATACCGTTACATCATCCGATCGGTATTTAAGTATTTTAATCTGTTAGACCCGCTGCCATACAAAGGGTGGCTGCAGTACCCGAATACAGCCATCCTGACATCAAAGGGCTGCACGTACAATTGTTTAATTTGCGGCGGTTCCAAAGATGCATATGAACTTAACTGTAATCGAAAAAAACTGGTGATGCGCTCCCCGAAGAAAATGCTGGAGGATATCGTGCTCATTCAACGATTTACCAGGGCACCCATTTTCCTTTTAAATGATATCAGACAGGGTGGCAAAGAGTACGTAGATGAATTCCTAACTGGCTTGGAAAAAATCGATTTGAAGAACGAAATTGTTTTTGAATTATTCAATTATGCAGACGAAGAATTTTTCAAGCGGTTAAACAAAGCAATGCCCAAATATAGTATTGAGCTGACGCTGGAATCTGCAGATGAAGATATCCGGAAATATAATGGCAAACTGCCATGCACAAATGCCAAAGTAATTGAAATGCTGCAATTTGCGCTAAAACATGGCTGTGCCAAAATCGATTTATTCTTTATGACGGGTATCCCTAATCAAGACTATGACAGTGCCATACGGAATGTTGACCTTTGTGAAATTATTCACAAAGAATGTGGCGGAGATTTACGAATTTCATACTTTGTTGCCCCGCTCTCGCCATTTCTTGACCCAGGAAGCCCAGCCTTCGAAAATCCGGAAAAATACGGCTATAAAAAATTCTGCCATCGGCTGGAAGATTTCCGCGAGGCAATGAAGCAGCCATCTTGGAAAAATATGCTGAGTTACGAAACGAACAAAATGACAAGGGAGGAGATCGTTAGAGCCACTTATGATTCGGCCTTGAAACTAAACGAATTTAAATATAAGAATAAGATTGTACCAAAGGACGTTCATGATGAAGTAGCGGTGAAGATCGAAAAATCAGTCGAATTTCTTAAACGATTAGACGAATTGGCACTTTTACCGGATGATGTACGGAAGGTAGAAATGGTAAAAATTAAAGAAGAGGTAGACAAAATCAATCGACATAGTATCTGCGGTAAGAATGAACTGAAATGGGAGGTTAAAAAGCTATTTGCCGACTTCCCTTCCTTAACCTATATCGGTTTGGAATTACTGGTGAAGGACATCAAAAAGAATATAAAATGCCGTTTTGGAAAAATTGATCGAAATAGTGTAGTGAGCCCAAATACACAGAGTGGAAATATAGAAAAGTAA
- a CDS encoding TIGR00266 family protein, with protein sequence MNNHEIDFKIYGDDMQFVEVELDPQETVVAEAGSFMMMDDDIQMETIFGDGSGSGGSGLMGKLFSAGKRVITGESLFMTTFTNTGMGKKHVSFASPYPGKIIPMDLSMLGGKIICQKDAFLAAAKGVQVGIEFQRKIGVGFFGGEGFIMQKLEGDGMCFVHAGGTITKKELLPGQTLRVDTGCLVAMTSNVQYDIEFVKGVKTALFGGEGLFFATLRGPGSVWIQSLPFSRLASRVFAAAPSRGGSKDEGSVARGIFDMFSGD encoded by the coding sequence ATGAATAACCACGAAATTGATTTCAAAATTTATGGCGATGATATGCAGTTTGTAGAAGTGGAGCTTGATCCGCAAGAGACGGTCGTAGCCGAGGCCGGCAGCTTTATGATGATGGATGATGATATACAAATGGAGACCATCTTCGGTGATGGGTCGGGCAGCGGCGGAAGCGGATTGATGGGTAAATTATTCAGTGCCGGTAAGCGGGTTATTACAGGTGAAAGCTTATTCATGACTACGTTTACGAATACTGGAATGGGTAAGAAGCACGTATCGTTTGCCTCACCATATCCAGGGAAGATCATTCCGATGGATTTAAGTATGCTGGGCGGAAAAATCATTTGCCAAAAGGATGCCTTCCTTGCTGCTGCAAAAGGCGTGCAGGTGGGCATAGAGTTCCAACGAAAAATCGGAGTTGGCTTCTTTGGCGGTGAAGGCTTTATCATGCAAAAGCTTGAAGGGGACGGAATGTGTTTTGTCCATGCCGGCGGAACGATAACGAAAAAGGAACTGCTCCCTGGCCAAACCTTACGGGTTGATACGGGATGTTTGGTGGCGATGACGAGCAATGTTCAATATGATATTGAATTTGTAAAAGGCGTTAAAACGGCTTTGTTCGGCGGCGAAGGTCTGTTCTTTGCGACATTGCGCGGCCCTGGTTCAGTGTGGATCCAATCACTTCCATTTAGCCGTCTAGCCAGCCGGGTATTTGCAGCAGCCCCTTCCCGCGGCGGCAGCAAAGATGAAGGCAGTGTCGCACGGGGTATTTTTGATATGTTTAGCGGTGACTAA
- a CDS encoding xanthine permease: MEQTLKLWQKGDWAAYFGLLANNLTNLLTMVSLLLFVVGFPSEIVYGRIVPGFGLGIFLASCCYFVFGRMLVKETGRMDITALPSGPSAPSIFTVTFLVILPVYKTTNDANFAFSIALVWCLFEASILIIGAFIGDTLRKIIPKTVLLSCLSGLGLLLLAMNPMLQSFETPLVAFVVLIIIFLNWFGKSPIFAKIPTGFLLLASGTALAWIFGLQDPAAITAALHTLGFNPPEVHITSLISGIPHALPYLASAVPLGLANYIFDLENIESAHAAGDPYKTRRVMLANGISSCIGAFAGNPYPVTVYIGHAGWKAMGAGLGYTIATGASMLIISLFGIGALLLSIIPVVAIVPILVYVGIVTANQVVRETPKLEVPVIFICLFPWIANWALSLANNVLSAAGTTGQAVGAKVLAAKGVYYNGLVHLGNGAPISSLMWGCLAIFAIKNQPIRAAIAAGIASLLSLFGIIHAGTVGFAQPASMQFVYAYLMISGLFVVKYLMDRSKHTQNSEKEEGGAVA; the protein is encoded by the coding sequence ATGGAGCAAACATTAAAGTTGTGGCAAAAAGGAGATTGGGCAGCTTATTTTGGATTACTCGCGAATAATTTAACAAATCTATTGACAATGGTATCGTTATTACTTTTTGTAGTTGGCTTTCCTTCAGAAATTGTTTATGGAAGGATTGTTCCGGGATTTGGTCTGGGAATTTTCTTAGCTAGCTGCTGTTACTTTGTATTTGGCCGTATGCTCGTGAAGGAAACAGGGAGAATGGATATCACGGCGTTACCATCAGGTCCAAGTGCCCCTTCCATATTTACAGTTACTTTTTTGGTTATTCTTCCAGTTTATAAGACCACCAATGATGCCAACTTTGCTTTCTCAATCGCATTGGTGTGGTGCTTATTTGAAGCTTCAATCTTAATCATTGGTGCCTTTATAGGAGACACACTAAGAAAAATCATTCCAAAGACAGTCCTTTTATCCTGTTTATCTGGTCTTGGCTTATTATTATTAGCTATGAATCCCATGCTCCAATCGTTTGAAACTCCTTTAGTAGCGTTTGTCGTACTTATCATTATTTTTCTTAATTGGTTCGGTAAGTCACCTATATTTGCGAAAATCCCAACAGGTTTTCTATTATTAGCATCAGGAACAGCATTGGCTTGGATTTTTGGTCTGCAAGATCCCGCTGCTATTACTGCCGCACTCCATACTTTAGGCTTTAATCCACCTGAAGTACATATAACTAGTTTAATTTCTGGAATACCGCATGCTCTTCCTTATCTAGCTTCAGCGGTTCCGCTAGGTCTGGCCAATTATATTTTTGATTTAGAAAATATTGAGAGTGCTCACGCTGCAGGTGATCCATACAAAACACGCAGAGTCATGCTAGCCAATGGTATTTCCTCTTGCATCGGAGCATTTGCAGGTAACCCTTATCCAGTCACAGTTTACATTGGTCATGCCGGATGGAAAGCCATGGGTGCAGGACTGGGTTATACCATTGCAACCGGTGCTTCGATGCTGATCATTTCGCTATTTGGAATAGGCGCTCTTTTATTATCCATTATTCCAGTTGTAGCAATCGTACCAATCTTGGTATATGTAGGTATCGTTACGGCCAATCAAGTTGTCCGTGAAACTCCAAAACTTGAAGTGCCAGTTATATTCATCTGTTTATTCCCGTGGATTGCCAACTGGGCACTATCATTAGCAAATAATGTTTTATCTGCAGCTGGAACAACTGGGCAAGCAGTTGGGGCTAAGGTACTGGCTGCCAAGGGTGTGTATTATAATGGTTTAGTCCATCTTGGTAATGGTGCACCAATCAGTAGTTTAATGTGGGGCTGTCTAGCGATCTTTGCTATTAAAAATCAACCAATTCGTGCTGCGATTGCTGCGGGAATTGCATCTTTGCTTTCGCTATTCGGAATTATCCACGCTGGAACAGTTGGCTTTGCGCAGCCCGCATCCATGCAATTTGTCTATGCATACCTAATGATCAGCGGATTATTTGTAGTGAAATATTTGATGGATCGCAGTAAGCATACCCAAAATTCGGAAAAAGAAGAAGGCGGAGCTGTAGCGTAA